CAACATTCCAAAGCCAGTTAGTCCGATTAAGAAAGTTGAACCAAAGGAGATGATTGATCGAAGAGTTGGATTTATTGAGACAGTAGGTGCAATGACCATGAAAAAGGCAAAGATGAAGGCAAGGAAGATCCCGCTGATGAAGAGTCTCATAGCCACATTGATTCGAGGAAATTCTTGTTTCAAACTGGTTTTATAAGCTGTAAAGAAATAAAAACCTGGTATTGCAGTCAGGCCGATTATGGCGATGTTGGAATTCTGGGGGACCTTATTGATGAACATCATCACAGCCAAGAAGATAATGGGAATAATCGCAATGATGTAGGAGCCAAGCAAGGACCACATCATTGAGCGAAGTCCCTTGAATTTAAAGAATTTAATAATTAGCAGTGTGAGAGAACTTCCCATGGACAGGATAAAACCAAGTAAATAGATCCCTGATGGAAGGAAATCTAGGATATCCAATAGGGCTAGGGTTACTGGCAGAATATAAATTATGACACCAACCCACTTCTTCCAATTTTTAAAAGGTATTGGAAAGAGCCAATGGAGATTGATGGCGATTGGAACGCTGAGCCAAATAAAAACACGCATTATTTTACTTGCGGACCAATAACCAATGGATGAAATTTGACCTGCGCTGATCCAGATTGCAAAAGAAAAGAAGAAAAAGTAAAGCAGCGTTCGCGTTTTTGATCTGGGTCGGATGAAGAGAATAGCGATCAACCCGGCGGCAAAAAATGGATATGGGATGATCCAATCACCCGTAAGTCTAGCTAAAAAACTATGCTCACTTCCAGCGGGCTTAGGCATGTCCACTTGCAATTCATCCCCATTCCTAAGCAAGGTAATATGGAGATTTTCACCTATTTCGGTTTGTATGATCGGGTTTTCTTCGAAGGAATTGTTGAAATCCTGCGGTGCTACATTGTTAATCGATAGAATAATGTCGTCTTCCTGGATAACACCACTGACAATTTCATCAACCCCCGTAACCTGCCCGTTATTGGAATTGATAAAGAATCCAATATAGGGCCTTAGGAACAACAAGGTGTAGGTGAATAAGAGCAATGTGCAAAGCACCACAAAAGATAAGAACAGCTCTGACCATTGTTTTACGGTTTCGGTTCTGATTTTGTTTAGGGAAAATTGATTTTTATTTGCCATTATGAAATTCCCGATAGAAAGGAGGTGAGACTGATGAAAGAATTTTACAACCAGCTTCAACAAGCTGAACAGAAGCAAGATGCCAGGCTATCTCAATTGGCCAAAGTTTGTAAGACCGAATTGAGTGAAATTCTGGCGAACAATTCGTTGGATCCCTGGACCTGGTGGACCGAGGAATAGAATTGACTGGATGTGCCGGTAATTTTGCCGAATTATCGGCACTCCCTCAGGAAGAGAGAAAAATGTACCAAAAGATCACACAATATTTACAGGATGATGAATTTATTAACCCATGGCCTGACCTGATGCAGTTTGTCATTAGGATTATAAACGATAAACCTAAGCATATTTTAATCCCGGGTTTAATTGCGGCGGCTTATGATGGCGTAATTGAAAAGCAGGTTATGGCGAATGCATCTCTCACATTGCTCTTCTCCGCAATTATCTCTGTGGATAGTATTTTGGATGGCGATGAGGTTGGTCCAACGGCGGGGCATTCTTGTGGTGAGCTTGCCAATACGAGCCTTGGTCTGGCTGGATGGGCGGCCCATGTCCTCAGAAGGCTCTCGGAGGCGTCGCATCAATATAAAGATGGTATTGAGACAATTTCCAGGGTGTTATATCAGGTTTCGTTCGGTCAGGCTTTGGACGCAAGTAACCCTGAAACGGAAGAGGCCTATTGGCAGCTGGCAGTGATGAAAAGCGGCGCGTTTTTCTTCGGGGCGTTCTCACTGGGCGGTCTCGTGGGTGGCGCCTCTGCTGCTGATCTCACACGCTTATCGGCGCTGGGGCAATATTACGGTGTGATGCTCCAGCTCCATGATGATCTGCGCGACGCCCTGGAAGCGCCGGCGAACTCAGATTGGTTGAATGGGCGTTATACCCTCCCGATCCTTTATGCACACTTGGTGGATCACCCGGAACGGGAGCGTTTTGATGCCATTCGGCTGCAGGTTACTGACAGCCTCAAGTTGGAAGAAGCCCAATCCATTCTGATTCGGTCGGGAGCCTTAAGTTACGGTTTATATCAAATTCAGATGCTGGATGAACAAGTGGCAATGGAACTGGAAGGGCTGAGCACTATAAATGATGGCGAGATTCGGCGAATGTTCGCGGAATTGGTTCGTCCGGTTGAGCAGTTGCTGGATGTTGTGGCTGTTTAATCGAGTTGAAGTTTAGAGAAGGGAGAAGATCCGGGTGATTTCCGAATGAACGACATCCTGATCTTTTTCTTTTAATAGAGCAAGCAGCTCCTCGCGGGGAATGGAGTAGGGCGCAAGGTAAGCTTTCAGATATTTTCGAAAAGTAATTACTCC
This Chloroflexota bacterium DNA region includes the following protein-coding sequences:
- a CDS encoding polyprenyl synthetase family protein → MYQKITQYLQDDEFINPWPDLMQFVIRIINDKPKHILIPGLIAAAYDGVIEKQVMANASLTLLFSAIISVDSILDGDEVGPTAGHSCGELANTSLGLAGWAAHVLRRLSEASHQYKDGIETISRVLYQVSFGQALDASNPETEEAYWQLAVMKSGAFFFGAFSLGGLVGGASAADLTRLSALGQYYGVMLQLHDDLRDALEAPANSDWLNGRYTLPILYAHLVDHPERERFDAIRLQVTDSLKLEEAQSILIRSGALSYGLYQIQMLDEQVAMELEGLSTINDGEIRRMFAELVRPVEQLLDVVAV